The stretch of DNA GCCGCGCGGTGCGCTCGCGCATCTCCAGGCCAGGCGCATCCTGCCAAGACTCGCGAAGGCCCCGGCGGCGCGCACGTGAGCGGCGGTGGTGCGCGTGTCAGCGCATCGCAGCCGGCGACGGCCTCATCACGCGGCTGGCTAATAAACCCACCGGGATGAGCCCTGACACGCCCTCCCCACCAACCACTCGCCAccctgctgctcgccatctcccCTGCGAGACATGGCAGCGCAAACTTCGGCGGCCTCCACCCTCGCCTTCGGGcaccccaaaaccctagccgccgcggGGCCCAAAAccccgccggccgcggcctccgTCTCCTTCCCGGCCACCCAGCCGGCGTGCCTCCTCTCCGcgtccgccgcccgccgccgggaTGTCGCCGCCATGGTCtcggcgccgccggccgtcggCACGGCCATGCCGTCGCTCGACTTCGAGACCTCCGTCTTCAAGAAGGAGAAGGTCTCCCTCGCCGGCCACGAGGAGGTGCGCTCCCCGTTACCACCGTCTTTGTTGTCCGGTGGGGAATCCCTCTGTTTTGTTACGGGCTGTTCAACTCGTGTCCAATTTTTGTGGTGCAGTATATTGTCAGGGGCGGGAGGAACCTGTTCCCGCTGCTCCCGGAGGCGTTCAAGGGGGTCAAGCAGATCGGAGTGATTGGATGGGGCTCGCAGGTTCGACACAGATGCCACCTTGTGTTGGATACACATAAACACTTTTCGCTTCCGCAACCGTGTAGATGGTCAGTTGTGTATGTGCAGAGTATCTAGCTATGCTGTGTACTGAGAGACTATATGCTTTGATTCGGCACATCAATGTGGTCAAATGTACTAGATGGCACCTAATTCACATGGATTTCTACTACTAATTGGGTTCGGGGCAAGAAAATCACTTCTAATTACATGTCTGTGTTCTGGCTCTTAACAGATCGATGTTCGTTTTGCAGGGTCCTGCACAAGCTCAGAACCTGAGAGATTCACTGGCCGAAGCAAAGTCAGACATTGTTGTGAAGGTTAGTTCTTCTCTTGTAAGGAGTATATCTCAGCCCTGGTACATGGGGTATCTTTTGACATGGGAACCACGTTGACTGAAAGGTCGTTACATTTTGGGTTTACAAAACACAATACACTGTTAACTTGGAGTTGGGCTTCACTGAAGTATCCAGTTTCTAATTTTATATTCCCCTGAGTTATTTTCTTCTAATTATTAACTTGGAGCAGAGGCAGTTTATCATTCTTTATTCTGTGCAACTTGGACATGATAATTATGAGTCCTCATATATTCTGTCTCCATTGGTATATTAGGCACTATCCTGTCAGTCCAACATGCTGCTGCTTTTTTGCTTTCAGATTGGTCTCCGGAAAGGTTCCAAATCTTTTGAGGAAGCACGTGCCGCTGGATTCACTGAAGAGAGTGGAACCTTGGGCGATATTTGGGAGACTGTTTCAGGCAGCGATCTTGTGTTGCTGTTGATATCAGATGCTGCACAGGTTCGCCTCATGCTCACTAGCTGCGTGGTTTCATGTGCATCCTTCTGTGTGATACTTCTTAAGTTTTATTCATCCTTATAAAGTTGTATTTTACTTTCTGCAGGCAGACAACTATGAGAAGATCTTCTCTCACATGAAACCGAATAGCATTCTTGGTTTATCTCATGGATTTCTTCTGGGACATTTGCAATCGCTTGGGCTTGATTTCCCAAAGAATATCAGTGTGATTGCTGTATGCCCCAAGGGAATGGGTCCATCCGTCCGTAGGCTTTATGTTCAGGGCAAGGAAGTAAATGGAGCTGGCATCAACTCTAGCTTTGCCGTGCACCAGGTATGTTTCATGCAGTATTTCTGGAGCTTCACTACACTTACCGATGCTCTGCTTTCCATTGTTCTACTGTACTTATTTGATTCGTTGAAAATCATATCAGGATGCATATTGTGCTTTACTTATGCTGTTTCATTGTGTAGGACGTTGATGGAAGGGCAACTGATGTTGCTCTAGCATGGTCAGTTGCACTTGGCTCTCCCTTCACATTTGCTACCACTTTAGAACAGGAGTACAAGAGTGACATCTTCGGAGAGCGAGGTGAGCCTACTAAACTGTAAACTGTTCATGTTGCCTCTAATGATTGTACTGTACCTCTGTAACTAATCATTTAAATTACAGGCATTTTGCTGGGTGCTGTCCATGGCATCGTGGAGGCTCTGTTTAGGAGGTACACAGAACAAGGAATGGATGAAGAGTCAGCCTACAAAAACACTGTTGAGGGCATTACTGGGATTATCTCGAAAACAATATCAAAGAAGGTATGCTATTATTcatccttttttctttttgattGAAGCTATTATTCATCCTTGCAGCAACTGTTTTCAGTCTTTTGCTTATTAGAGTGTGATCCAATTTCCTGGTTTTACGCTAGGGGATGCTTGAAGTCTACAACTCTTTGAGCGAGGAAGGAAAGGAGGAGTTCAACAAGGCTTACAGTGCCTCATTTTATCCTTGCATGGATATACTCTACGAATGCTATGAAGATGTGGCCTCCGGAAGTGAAATCCGCAGCGTGGTTTTGGCTGGGCGGAGATTTTATGTGAGTTCTACACTAAACTGTCATTTCTGATGTTGGTTGTGTTCAAGGCAAAGTTAACAGATTTGACGCGATTTAGGATTAAATAATTATGTTTCCACAGGAGAAAGAGGGACTCCCGGCTTTTCCAATGGGCAACATTGATCAAACTCGCATGTGGAAGGTTGGTGAAAAGGTGCGCTCCACCCGTCCAGAGGGTGATCTTGGCCCGCTGCATCCCTTCACTGCTGGAGTGTACATTGCTCTGATGATGGCTCAGGTAAGGTTCTTCCACCTCTTCTCACACGGCAACTCTATGGTAACCCCATGTTGTCAATGGACTGTACCTTACCCATTGGCTGTTCTGCAATGGCTTTAGATTGAGAtcctgaggaagaaggggcactCCTACTCAGAGATCATCAACGAGAGCGTGATCGAGTCAGTGGACTCGCTGAACCCCTTCATGCACGCCCGCGGGGTGGCCTTCATGGTGGACAACTGCTCCACGACGGCTCGCCTGGGATCAAGGAAGTGGGCGCCGCGCTTTGACTACATCCTGACCCAGCAGGCCTTCGTGACGGTGGACAAGGACGCCCCAATCAACCAGGACCTCATCAGCAACTTCATGTCCGACCCCGTCCATGGTGCCATCGAGGTCTGCGCCGAGCTGAGGCCCACAGTCGACATCTCAGTGCCTGCCAACGCGGACTTTGTGCGCCCGGAGCTCCGGCAGTCTTCCTAGATTGAGGTGGTGagctgagagagagagagagattttgCCTCCGGAGTTAGTTGGTGTTGAGCCACTGCTTGAAGTGTGAACCTGTGTGAGCTGCTGGACCTGAGGAAGCTTGGGTATCTGTTCCCCGAATAAAATAGGCCCTTCATCGAATATCATGGGGGAGGATCTCTGTGAAATTATGTACCCCTGTTTAGTTCGCAccccgtaaacgcaaaaaattcgtaaacgcaaaatttttaaaagaatcttactaatttaaagtactaaatgaagcctatttacaaaattttttgcatggatgggctgtaaatcgcgagacgaatctaatgagcctacttaatccatggtTTGCAACAGTGTAGgtgatttgcaacagtgatgctacagtaatcgtccgctaattattgcttaatcatggattaattagcatcattagattggTCTCGTGATTTataacccatccatgcaaaaagttttgtaaatagacttcatttagtacttcaaattggtaagattcctttgcaaaaagttttttttttccctttacGGGCCCTGAACTAAACAGGCTCTAAGTGATCTTGCTTCGCATCGGTTGCGCCGGATCATCGAAGTCTGGCATTTGTACTGCGACACAGAAGAATGAAGCTGACTGGCAGAATCCCTCGAAATGGTGTGCAGCAACTGTGAATGGCCAAGGGAATGTTGAGGTGACCATAGTGGGGCCTCTTCTCGTCCGACGACGAGGCCCATCTTGTATCTCCAAATGATTCCCATTAGTTAAGCGCAGGCCGAAAACTGAGGTGTGCGGCCCAACATCTCCGCGCCGGGATTCCCCTATACCACGCACGCTCAGCCCGCGTAACGCGAGCAAAGAAGGTCAGATGGTCGTGCCGGCCGGTGCAAGCGCACGGTAGAGCCGTGGATTGTTGATTGCCTCAAAACCCGCGCGCCCGTGCACCCACCCGGCGGGGTGAAGGAGGCCGGCTGGCCTGAGGCCGTCAACAGTGCGGCGCCGCCGCAGCGCACGAGTCACTGATTTGGATCGGCCGTTTCTCCGGCACCGACCCGTTGCGATGTTTGCTTCCCCGGAGTGTGACCGGTTCAAAAGTCTGTCCTGCATGCGGCCCTGGAAGCTGCTTAGGCGCCCGGAGGATTGGACTGACTGGAGCGGTAGAGCTGTTGCGACTTGCGAGCCGTTTGGCAAATCGGCCGCACGCATCAGCTCTGAACTCTGCAAGTCTGAATGCCTAAGCTGCTGCTCAGGTCTGGTGTACCCAGATTTGTTAGGGTTTGCCTGGGCGGTAGTGTGTTGGCAATGCTTTGGTGGTTACACAGTTCGTTGAGCTTGGTTACACGGCCGCTTTTGGGTGGATTTAACGCCCTTTTCATTTTGGTCGCTGAACCATGGTTCAAAAATAATTGATTGCTTAGGGTTTTTTTATCAGttggctaaactttagcacctaTTAGCACTCATATTTTTACTAAATTTTTAAATCTTAGCTAAAGTTTAGTCCAAATTCTATTAGCACTCCCGTTTGGATAGGCTTGTGCTAAAGTTTAATACTTTTGTACattagcacttggatccaaaTACCCCGTACTCTGGAGCAAGTCCTCCAAGCTCATTATAAGCCCCAATAGCTGGAGGgagttttttttttacaaaaggGTTGGATAGTTAAAAGTTGGACTATAAACTAGGTTGTTTGACTAGCTAGaactgttttttttaaaaaactttATATTAGCTCTAACTGATCTAAAGAAGGTCGTGATGTCTTATTTGCTTTGACTATAAGCACTCATTGATCtaaacaaaataaaaaagaaaaaataaatcCTCCCGAGCAATAAATAAAGATACCAAATTTGTTAAGTGTACCATGTCTTAGTGAATTGAGTATAGCTGAGTTGGTTAGGTTTCTTCGGACGAAACATGCTCATTTGAACTAGAAAAAAATCTTAAATCGGCATAAGTCTTCGTATTCTCCTAAATTTTCTCTAGAAGGTAATAGGCGATGTGCCCTTTTATCAACAAGACAACTATAATAACTTTTTCAATCTTAGCATCTATTTCCTCGAAGGTGACCACAGGAATAGTGCCGCCTATTTTCTCGAGCTAATGGTTCGACCATTGCATGTTTGGTGTCCACACAATTAATTCGACACATGCAACGCATCTCTTGGTTCGATTTTAAACATGAATCTGGAGCTGCATCCTTATATGCTTCTAAAACCATGCAACAATGCCATTGCGCGCGCCGGCCCCTCGGTGCTGACAACCCCAAATCTGCGACGCCGTTGCGCAGGTCCAGCCCCCGACGCCGACTGCGTGTCCGAACACCGCGCTAGATTCCGAAACCAACGGCGAATCCTAGGCGGACATGGCTCCACGCTCTTGTGGCTCGTCGTCCCTTCTCGCCCTTATTTAAACACCCCATGCACCGCCGCTCTCCAAGAACTCACCACCACGGCAACAAGATCACCTCGATCAGCCGTTCTGCAAAGCAGGAACTAACACAACAAGAACTAGCTAACAGCCATGGCGGAGAGGGAGGGCGCGGTGGTGAAGAAGGGCCACGAGGAGGGCCTGAAGATGGCGGTGGCGCtgctggaggagttcggcctgcCGCTGGGGCTGCTGCCGCTGGAGGACGTGATCGAGGTCGGGTTCGTGCGCGACACGGGGTACATGTGGATCAGCCAGCGCAAGAAGGTGGAGCACCAGTTCAAGAAGATCAGCAAGCAGGTGAGCTACGACGTGGAGATCACCGCCTACGTCAAGCCCAAGGGCATCAAGAAGCTCAAGGGCGTCAAGGCCAAGGAGCTCATGCTCTGGCCGCCCGTCAACGAGATGACCGTCGACGACCCGCCCACCGGGAAGATCCACTTCAAGAGCCTTGCCGGCGTCACTAAGACCTTCTCCGTCGACGCCTTCGCCGCCGGCCAGTAGGCAAATCAATAAATAATCATATATACTACTATAACATATATACCGCATCTAGTATAATCTGCTTGTGCACTGGGCATGCACCACGCGTACGATGAGCTGCTTATTATGTACCTGATGGATAATGTCTGAAATTTTCCTTGAAATAAGATGAAATAAAGCCAAAATTCAAAATTCGGCGATCTTTACTACATTAGTACCATATATATCTTACCATTCAGGTTCTGGAAGCCAAGAACTGAATTGGATGGAACAGTAGCATGTGTTGAACGAGAGCAGCTAGCATTACGGATAGAATTATGAACCGAGGACAGGCACGCACGTCAGCCATTTTATTCCTTCAACGAACGTGCAGTGAATAAAACAGGGATACTGCTGTGTGAGGCTGTGAGGTGAGGCAGTGAATTAGACTTGCGGGCAACTGCTGCACGGATAATTTATTAAGATGCTGGTCTCCCTCTCGTTCGTTGAACGAACAGAGTCCTTCACGCAACAAAGAATGGCAAAATGCGTCTAATCTTTCTGTTTGCCTTTGATTTAGTTCGTACTGAATCTTCTGCGCCGCTATATCCCTCTTATGAGAATCAGTAGATTGTTCAGAGGGTGAAAACGAGTTGAATGAATTCCAGAGATAGCTGATGATCTAAAAATGAAGTAAAAAATTGTACCATATACACACCAGTTACAGCAAGGCTGGTGTTcatttttttttagaaaaaatagtTTGGTGTTCAATTTTTTCATAATATGTAGTATAAGATTCAGATGAAACAATACTGATGCCGTTAGCTATCACACAAAGAAAATAGAAAGAACAAGAGAATTAAGATGAAATGAACAGCAGAAGACCTTGCGCGAATGATAAAGTATGAAGAATTCTCTCGTGTTCAAATACACATCGATCGGTCTCACCCGTTCTGCCTTGTGCCGGaggcgccgccagccgccttGCGATCGCCACGAGAGCCGTGGCCTTGGCCAGTCCTGCTCTGAGCATCTCGCGATGCAGGAGGcctgctgctctgctccggcTCGGCGACGGCGCCCTTGCCGGTGAGCCTCTGGACGACGGACTTGAAGTCGTCGGCGGTGTCGGCCTCCACGTACACCGTCTCGATGATCTTCACGGTCACGGGCTTGGCCTTCTCATCCTCCCTCGACGACATTGCTTGGCTCGAGTCTTGGCAGGCTCGTGTTTGTTCAAGGAGGAGAACAAGACGAGAGAGAGAAGTAGCTAGCTGACGAGCCGTCACTGATACGAATTTGACTGCGTCTGCCCGGAGAAGAACTCTAGGGGGAGCCGTGCAATGATATTCTTCGTCCGGCGCTAATCCTGGACCAAGGTAACACGATCCTTGAACTGTTCCTTCTTGCACCGAGACTCTCAAAAACTACTGACACTGAATTGTGGGACTGGAAAACATACAGCAGTTGAGTTTGAGCTGGTCATGCAACCTCATTTGAGTTCAGAAGAACATGAAAAAAAGATGAAAAATACAGCTCTCATCTAGTAAAAATTCTAGTAAATTTCCTGTGTGAGACGAAGCAGATATGACGGTCGCACGTGTTTATCCATTGGAGTGGATGAAGAGGCAAGCAGAAGCAGCAGTTGCACTGGCCTCTGGGTCTGACCTTGGGCCCCGTAGTTGACAAGTAACCGTGGTCAGAACCGTACATCAGCCATGAAGAGGAAGAGGCTGCTGCTGTGCGGCTCAGTCAATACCGTACCCGAGCTAAACACAGTACATAACTGCGGTTTAATTTTGACCCGTTCAAGTTCAGCCTTACATCCCTCTGAAAACTTTTAACCTACTTAGCCATAGCCCGCCGCAAGCTGGAGTCTCTTAGCACAAATGGACGACTCTGTTGGCTGCAGCCATGGCGTCTGTCACACTGTCTGAATCACAACCATGAGTCCTTGGCTGCAACCACGGCATGATGGTAGTCCCACGACAGGACCTTAGCTAAACACCAACGCCTGTTTATCTCTCTACCCATTGTACGCATCTTCTCAGCGTCAAATAATAGAGGGTGTTAATCCGACACACAGTGCACAGCTAGGTTCTCCACCACCCAGCGATATCTGGACGCTAAGATTACAATTACACCGCGTGCACTCTGTTACGGTTTAAGGATCAAAAGGGGCAAGGAACAGAGGTATCTGCAAGTTATCTCCGATTTCATTCATGCAGTGCAGTTTCAAACGGTCATCACGATTGGACAGATTCATCATTTCATAGAGCACACTACGATTTAACTACGAGTATGACCTAAGAAGGAAAGTTTGTACTTTCCAACTAACAAAAATGGACTGAACATCCGCAAATAACAGGCTTCTGAGCGCCATCCTCACAGAGGGCAGTCAGTGATGGTGGGCGCCATCCTGGGTGCCATTCTAGCAACTATGGCACATGCTCCACCAAATGACTCTCCGGTGCCCAGTCAATATCACCCTCCATCCTACACGCCGTCGAACTGTTAAGAAATAAAACTCAGTCAAAACAAATTCTGCACCATTTTAGCAAGACCGTGCAGAAAGGCATAAAAATGCAGTCAACAATTTACCAACTGATATGCCTCATCAAATGCTAGTCTACCAAAAGATTACTCAAATATGCAAATCAATAAGTATCAGTTAAGAAATTCACGCTCACACTGGATTACTTTGCTACCAAATATTGTTTAGCGTACTGTTGGTGAGCCCAAATCAGTAGTAGCACTTGCTATGGATCGGGAATTGGAGCTACATACAGGTTTCTAAACAATGAAAATTTTCACCCTGCTGTTGTACCGGATACTGTCTCGCGTTAAGACAAGAATTATCAAAATAGAGACGTATGTTGATTTGCCATGGCGAAAATTGAATGCTTATGTGAGTCCAAAAACTTTGCCATGAAAATTATATGGATATCTCATGCCAGCTTTTGAGCCATAGCAGGCGAGCTGTGACATGCAAGACATTAGGGGTAGCCTGTTGCACTAATAGGACACGAAATACAATTCTTAAAAGAAACTTGCATTGATAAAATATTGTATGTATGACATAAATGATGTGAAGTAATATGTTTGAAAGCAGATTATTTATGCTCAAGGAAGTAAGCATTACCGATGATCCAGGTTCACCATTGAGTAAAATCTCTTTCTTTCCTGTATGATCAGAAGATTTTGAACCCTTTGTGTCACCCTAAAAGATGTTGGAAGAGTAATAGATAATTCAGTCAATTGTCGTGCCAAAAGACAATAAATCATGAACACTCCAAAAGATAAGCGGCCACAAAGATTACCTCCGTCTTGAATGTCATCAAAGATCATCAATAGTCAACATTCGTTGTCCATGGCCAGAAAAGCAAAAATAACCCATCAGCATATAGGAGAAAAATAATAATACAAACAACTTAAATTTTTTAATAGGAAATGGCAAGTACGGAGTGCAATGCAGGACAACAAACAAATGAACTTACACGCACACATCAGGTATACAGTTCAAACCGGAAATGGCAAGATACATAGCTTAGACGAGGTGAAATTGAGTAATCCATTTGTTAAAAAGTTTAACCTCAATCCTGCCAACTTCGCAACAAACATGAAACTAGATGCTTTCAGTTGGAAACAAGGACTGTTTTTAATTGAGTAAGCTTGAATTTTCTCATCTCATTGTCAATAGAAGCGTACACTCTAAAGGATCTAGATCTAGAAATCCAGGAATGCTTATTTCTTGAGGAACATACTTTCTTGACCCAATAAGAAGATAAACAAACTAATGCACACACAATTTAACAGCTTCACAAAAGTTCAGAAGATTTATGATTTAGCCACACTGAAACTAAGAAGTCCAATTGTTCAAAAGCCTAATTGCTGATCTAGCAATTTCACAATTATCAGGCATCCAGGTGCTAAGGGCTGCTTTAGTTATGTAAGCTCACATTTTCTGCCATCATTATCAATAAAGACATAGTAGACTGTTGACCCCAAAGGCATGCTTTTGACCTAGAAATCCAGGGAAGTTTATTCCACATCCGCTAGCGTACAATCCTAGTTTATTCATCGACAAATGCAGTTAAAACCCACACACATGATGCCGCGTGTAAGAAAAAACACACACACTAGAGTCAACCCTTGACCAGTACACACATCAACAACATCCTTTTGCAGGAAATTAACAAGACACAAGCAATTTCCAACACACATCAACATTGCCCTTCCTTGCAATCAGAAACTCACGTATAACTATTTGCACCCATAACAGGGTAGCAATTCCACCCATAACGAATACAATAGTAAACAGCCCTGAGAGACAACGGGGGAGATTCGATCGATACTGCATGTCTGCACCCATAACAGGGCAGCAGTTCCACTCGTAACGAATACAATGGTAAACAGCCCTGAGAGACAACGGGGGAGATTCGATCAATACCTCCCGGTAGAGCTTGAGGTAGTGCTTGAGGGGCTCGACGTATTCCTCGAAGCCAAGCGTACCCATGGACCAGATCAGGTCGTCGCCGTTGATGGTCTTGCGCTTCTCCTTCATGCACTTGTCACTCGCTCTGCAGAAATCACAGACGACACGATCAGAGGTGGCAATTCGCAATTTCGCATCTGAAGGCATCGGAGACGGTTGGAACCGGATCGGATCGAAGGCGAGGGGGACAACTCACTCGCTGGTGATGAAGCTGATGAACTCGGAGACGCACTCCTGGACGGACTCCTTGGCGTCCTTCGCGATCTTGCCGTTTTCCGGCACCGCACGGCGCATGATGCGGCCAATGTTGGCGATCGGCAGGTACCGATCCTGCTCCTTCCCTCCgtagctgccgccgccggtctCCGGCGCGCCCTCCGCTTCCGACATGCCGGAACCCTGGCCGCCATGGTGGCGCCCGTGAGATGAGATCGGAACCCGAAGGGCACGAGGGAGTGGGTGGGGAAGGAAGGGAAGAGGGGAAAAGCTGCGGCAGCGGTTTACCTCCTGGCGATGGAGACGGAGATGGACGGAGATGGCGGAGGAGATCAGCGCCGTTGGTTGTGATGGGTGGTCGCGCGGGGAGgacgccaccggccgccggatCTGGAGCCGCGTTTCAGGGGATCGGTGGCGAGGATGGAGGTGCCCGGTTCCTCCGCCTTTTGTTTCCGTTTTTCCTTCAGACCTTTCCGTTTGGGATTCCACGAGCAGTTTCCTCGGGAAAGGCCCAATAGATTTGTGCTGATTCCTGTGTGGATTCAGGCCCATCGTTCTAATGCTGCTGGGATTGGACCGGGCTGAAGGAGAGAAATTCAAATGAGCCCATTTTAATAAAAACTATATAAACCCGATAGCTTAGGCTTAGCTGTGTTGCCCCTAAGCGGGGAATCTGCCTGCTTGCTGGCTACAGCAGTAGCTGCAGCCCAGCCATCCCCTACTCAGTCGAACAGCGTGATCATGCTTTCCCAGACACACGACGGCGAAGTCCATGCGGCCGACGCCCGACGGAGAAGGCGTCGGCGACGCTCCAGCGATCACCATCGGCCGGGATCGCGCTGTCGAGGGGGTCCGGCGCAGGCACGGCCGCATGGGACCAGCTCGACCACCCCTGCTCCCTTGTCTCGCGAGTCGCTACAGCTCGTCGTCGTCAAGGTCGCGGAAGAAGATTTCGCCATTGCTTCAGAGTTCAGAGTAGCCCAGTCGGTGCTCGAAAACAGCGACGCACCCCGTGCTGCGTAGATACATACATACATCTGATGCCAGCGACCCGTGCTGCGTGCATGCGGCGGCGACACGGGAGCAACGGTCGCGGGGAGAACATGCTTTCGTCAGGCACGCACCAAACTGGCCTGCTTCTCCGTCGTGCCCTGCCTCGGGTGAGACAGGGCGCCGGCCATGCAGACGCGTTACTGTTCATCAGGTAGACAGAGCTTGGACCCGGCCATGTTGCGCATGGGGCCTGGCAGCCAACCCGGGCCGCGTCGACATCATTCGAGAATCGAGAGCGGAGGAGAGGAGATCGACCGTGCCCCCATGAATTGATGCCTGCCTGCCAGCCAGACCCAGACGCGGCCGGGCAGCACCAGATCGCATTCACCCCTCGCATCGACCACGACGGCGACGAGGCACGTCGCGGGCTGGCAGGGGAGGGCCCGGGCGCCGGGGTCCGCCAGGGGTCCAGGGGACAAGCGCACGCACAGTGCGGCGGGGGACCAATGGGCGGAGGCGGATCCACGTGGGACGATAAGGGCACCTCAACGGCGgcgtccccgccggccggccgccgcggggACGGGCGCGTCACCGGGTCCGCGGGCCTCGGCGCCGCGGTCGGGGCCAGAAACAGCATCCTAACCGCCGGCTCCAACGACCGCCCGTCGGGATCGGGCCGTTGGGCGGGGCACGTCGGGTGGTTGCGTGGGGCCGTGGGGGCCCCTGCTGCATTATCCGGCATCGGACTGCCGCTGTTGTTGGCGGTAGAACCTTTCACGAAGGCGGCTGAAGCACCGAGAGATATATCTTTTCACCACGTATAAATATATAATCGCACTGTTTATTTAATAA from Panicum hallii strain FIL2 chromosome 3, PHallii_v3.1, whole genome shotgun sequence encodes:
- the LOC112886132 gene encoding ketol-acid reductoisomerase, chloroplastic, whose product is MAAQTSAASTLAFGHPKTLAAAGPKTPPAAASVSFPATQPACLLSASAARRRDVAAMVSAPPAVGTAMPSLDFETSVFKKEKVSLAGHEEYIVRGGRNLFPLLPEAFKGVKQIGVIGWGSQGPAQAQNLRDSLAEAKSDIVVKIGLRKGSKSFEEARAAGFTEESGTLGDIWETVSGSDLVLLLISDAAQADNYEKIFSHMKPNSILGLSHGFLLGHLQSLGLDFPKNISVIAVCPKGMGPSVRRLYVQGKEVNGAGINSSFAVHQDVDGRATDVALAWSVALGSPFTFATTLEQEYKSDIFGERGILLGAVHGIVEALFRRYTEQGMDEESAYKNTVEGITGIISKTISKKGMLEVYNSLSEEGKEEFNKAYSASFYPCMDILYECYEDVASGSEIRSVVLAGRRFYEKEGLPAFPMGNIDQTRMWKVGEKVRSTRPEGDLGPLHPFTAGVYIALMMAQIEILRKKGHSYSEIINESVIESVDSLNPFMHARGVAFMVDNCSTTARLGSRKWAPRFDYILTQQAFVTVDKDAPINQDLISNFMSDPVHGAIEVCAELRPTVDISVPANADFVRPELRQSS
- the LOC112887810 gene encoding uncharacterized protein LOC112887810 encodes the protein MAEREGAVVKKGHEEGLKMAVALLEEFGLPLGLLPLEDVIEVGFVRDTGYMWISQRKKVEHQFKKISKQVSYDVEITAYVKPKGIKKLKGVKAKELMLWPPVNEMTVDDPPTGKIHFKSLAGVTKTFSVDAFAAGQ
- the LOC112887948 gene encoding VQ motif-containing protein 10; its protein translation is MSSREDEKAKPVTVKIIETVYVEADTADDFKSVVQRLTGKGAVAEPEQSSRPPASRDAQSRTGQGHGSRGDRKAAGGASGTRQNG
- the LOC112884047 gene encoding nuclear transcription factor Y subunit B-4-like, encoding MSEAEGAPETGGGSYGGKEQDRYLPIANIGRIMRRAVPENGKIAKDAKESVQECVSEFISFITSEASDKCMKEKRKTINGDDLIWSMGTLGFEEYVEPLKHYLKLYRETEGDTKGSKSSDHTGKKEILLNGEPGSSFDGV